From a region of the Stenotrophomonas sp. BIO128-Bstrain genome:
- a CDS encoding YchJ family metal-binding protein produces MTTANSDPCPCGRPLAYTACCGRYHAGAPAPDAEALMRSRYSAYVRHLADYLLASWHPSTRPAELSLEEAPGQRTHWLGLTIQAHTQSDPDHAQVRFLARYKVGGGSAVKMLEHSRFVREEGRWFYLDALP; encoded by the coding sequence ATGACCACCGCCAACTCCGATCCCTGTCCCTGCGGCCGCCCCTTGGCCTACACCGCCTGCTGCGGCCGCTATCACGCCGGCGCGCCCGCCCCGGATGCCGAAGCGCTGATGCGTTCGCGTTACAGCGCCTACGTGCGCCACCTGGCCGACTACCTGCTGGCCAGCTGGCACCCGTCCACGCGCCCGGCCGAGCTGTCGCTGGAGGAAGCGCCCGGCCAGCGCACCCACTGGCTGGGGCTGACGATCCAGGCCCACACCCAGTCGGATCCGGACCACGCCCAGGTCCGGTTCCTTGCCCGTTACAAGGTGGGCGGCGGCAGTGCGGTGAAGATGCTCGAGCACAGCCGCTTCGTGCGCGAAGAGGGGCGCTGGTTCTATCTCGACGCGCTGCCCTGA
- a CDS encoding DUF1656 domain-containing protein: MYGEFSLYGVFVPTLLGLMLLAYLLKSGLRVVLQRTGAYRHIWHPALFNLAVYVIVLGGLFSLMRWMQS; this comes from the coding sequence ATGTACGGTGAATTCAGTCTCTATGGTGTGTTCGTCCCGACCCTGCTCGGGCTGATGCTGCTTGCCTACCTGCTCAAGAGCGGGTTGCGCGTGGTCCTGCAGCGCACCGGCGCCTACCGCCACATCTGGCACCCCGCCCTGTTCAACCTGGCCGTGTACGTGATCGTGCTCGGCGGGTTGTTTTCCCTGATGCGTTGGATGCAATCGTGA
- the folE gene encoding GTP cyclohydrolase I FolE yields MSKQDNDANPVTQAEAESAVRTLLRWAGEDPTREGLLDTPRRVAEAYGDWFSGYRDDPRAYMERTFEEVAGYDELIVLRDIEYESHCEHHMAPIIGRVHVGYLPAGKVVGISKLARVVEAYARRFQVQEKMTAQIAQCIQDVLQPVGVGVVVEGAHECMTTRGIHKRGVSMVTSKMLGSFREDARTRAEFLRFIEVGGKR; encoded by the coding sequence ATGAGCAAGCAAGACAACGACGCCAACCCCGTCACCCAGGCCGAGGCCGAATCGGCGGTGCGCACCCTGCTGCGCTGGGCCGGTGAAGATCCGACCCGTGAAGGCCTGCTGGATACCCCGCGCCGCGTCGCCGAAGCCTATGGCGACTGGTTCAGCGGCTACCGCGATGACCCGCGCGCCTACATGGAGCGGACCTTCGAGGAAGTGGCCGGCTACGATGAACTGATCGTGCTGCGCGACATCGAGTACGAAAGCCACTGCGAACACCACATGGCGCCGATCATCGGCCGCGTGCACGTCGGCTACCTGCCGGCCGGCAAGGTGGTGGGCATCAGCAAGCTGGCCCGCGTGGTCGAGGCGTACGCACGCCGCTTCCAGGTCCAGGAAAAGATGACCGCGCAGATCGCCCAGTGCATCCAGGACGTGCTGCAGCCGGTCGGCGTGGGCGTGGTGGTGGAAGGTGCGCACGAGTGCATGACCACCCGCGGCATCCACAAGCGTGGCGTCAGCATGGTCACCTCCAAGATGCTGGGCAGCTTCCGCGAGGACGCGCGTACCCGCGCCGAATTCCTGCGTTTCATCGAAGTGGGCGGCAAGCGCTGA
- a CDS encoding MarR family transcriptional regulator — protein MNRSFDERTQLQMQLSSGLLYAGRQWQRLADQALGSYGISAACTMPLLMIGRAGGGIRQVALAHQLGMEGPSLVRLLDKLAASDLVRRECDASDRRANLLWLTDKGEALVSELETQLIGLRQDVFGELSMDELRTVLKLWQLLADAADRVT, from the coding sequence ATGAACCGATCCTTCGACGAACGCACCCAGCTGCAGATGCAGCTCAGCTCCGGCCTGCTGTACGCAGGGCGGCAGTGGCAGCGCCTGGCCGACCAGGCCCTGGGCAGCTACGGCATCTCCGCCGCGTGCACCATGCCGCTGCTGATGATCGGGCGCGCCGGCGGGGGTATCCGCCAGGTGGCGCTGGCCCATCAGCTGGGCATGGAAGGCCCCTCGCTGGTGCGCCTGCTGGACAAGCTGGCCGCCAGCGACCTGGTCCGCCGCGAATGCGACGCCAGCGACCGCCGCGCCAACCTGCTGTGGCTGACCGACAAGGGCGAGGCCCTGGTCAGCGAGCTGGAAACCCAGTTGATCGGCCTGCGCCAGGACGTGTTCGGCGAGCTGTCCATGGATGAACTGCGCACCGTGCTGAAGCTGTGGCAGCTGCTGGCCGACGCTGCCGACCGCGTGACGTAA
- a CDS encoding TSUP family transporter yields the protein MLELVPPELLWLVAIAFIAGLVDAAVGGGGLVQLPGLFTVLPQHTPAMLFGTNKFSSMFGTAAAAFRYARNVRFPWRPVLFAAGTAFVFSFAGATAVSLLPKDAVRPLVLVLLVAMLGYTLWKKDFGALHRPREIGRKELVTALAIGAVIGFYDGFFGPGTGSFLIFLFVRFFGLDFLRASAASKVVNLATNVAAISFFVPTGNILWLFALPMAVANIIGSVVGTRMALRGGTPFIRKLFVGLVVVLIARMGWDTFAG from the coding sequence GTGCTTGAGCTGGTTCCCCCTGAGCTGTTGTGGTTGGTGGCGATCGCCTTCATCGCCGGTCTGGTCGATGCCGCGGTCGGCGGCGGCGGGCTGGTGCAGTTGCCCGGGTTGTTCACCGTATTGCCGCAGCACACGCCGGCGATGCTGTTCGGCACCAACAAATTCAGTTCGATGTTCGGTACGGCAGCGGCGGCGTTCCGCTATGCACGCAATGTGCGCTTCCCGTGGCGGCCAGTGCTGTTCGCCGCGGGCACGGCCTTCGTGTTCTCCTTCGCCGGCGCCACGGCGGTCAGCCTGCTGCCCAAGGACGCGGTGCGCCCGCTGGTGCTGGTGCTGCTGGTGGCGATGCTCGGCTACACGCTGTGGAAGAAGGACTTCGGTGCCCTGCACCGCCCGCGCGAGATCGGCCGCAAGGAGCTGGTGACCGCGCTGGCGATCGGTGCGGTAATCGGGTTCTACGATGGCTTCTTCGGGCCGGGCACCGGCAGCTTCCTGATCTTCCTGTTCGTGCGTTTCTTCGGGCTGGACTTCCTGCGCGCCTCGGCCGCCTCCAAGGTGGTGAACCTGGCCACCAACGTGGCGGCGATCTCGTTCTTCGTGCCGACCGGCAACATCCTGTGGCTGTTCGCGCTGCCGATGGCCGTGGCCAACATCATCGGCTCGGTGGTCGGCACGCGGATGGCGCTGCGCGGTGGCACGCCCTTCATCCGCAAGCTGTTCGTCGGCCTGGTGGTGGTGCTGATCGCCCGGATGGGCTGGGATACCTTCGCCGGCTGA
- a CDS encoding efflux transporter outer membrane subunit, whose amino-acid sequence MNRPALHRIALGLALTTLAACRTVGPDYAVPAGSAFQRPEANAAFLDTGNPQVAAGATLPARWWELYQDDTLNALVQQALRDNVELKVADANLRRAAAVYEQALDAGGFEYEAEAGVSRAQLSAESFLLEHELPPINLADGKFAVSYQFDLFGKLKRASEAAHADEQATAAAMDLARVSLVAQVAGSYVDICHANHELHVAEHSLQLQQRSREVTQRLITAGRGTPPELARANAQVAMLQAALPPLRAHRQASEYQLAALLGRTPGQLPDGVSDCSQAPTLAQALPIGDGRALLQRRPDIRQAERKLAAATARIGVATAELYPDIRLGASVGAAGLLEDFGTPLTQQWSIGPLISWTLPSSGTHARIHATEAGADAALAEFDHSVLQALRETQTALSRYAQDLQRLQFLQQAQQQADLAASQNRRLYQGGRTPYLASLDADRSLASADATLAEAQAQVSRDQIQLFLVLGGGWNADAVATGTAAR is encoded by the coding sequence GTGAACCGCCCGGCGCTGCACCGCATCGCGCTGGGGCTGGCGCTGACCACGCTGGCCGCGTGCCGCACCGTCGGCCCGGACTACGCGGTGCCGGCCGGCTCCGCGTTCCAGCGGCCGGAGGCCAATGCCGCCTTCCTCGACACCGGCAACCCGCAGGTCGCCGCTGGCGCCACGCTGCCCGCACGCTGGTGGGAGCTGTACCAGGACGACACCCTCAACGCGCTGGTGCAGCAGGCGCTGCGCGACAACGTGGAACTCAAGGTGGCCGATGCCAACCTGCGTCGCGCTGCTGCCGTGTACGAGCAGGCGCTGGATGCCGGTGGGTTCGAATACGAGGCCGAGGCCGGGGTGAGCCGCGCGCAGCTGTCGGCCGAATCATTCCTGCTTGAACACGAACTGCCGCCGATCAACCTGGCCGACGGCAAGTTCGCGGTGTCCTATCAGTTCGATCTGTTCGGCAAGCTCAAGCGCGCCTCCGAAGCCGCGCATGCCGACGAGCAGGCCACCGCCGCCGCGATGGACCTGGCGCGCGTGTCGCTGGTGGCGCAGGTGGCCGGCAGTTACGTCGACATCTGCCACGCCAACCACGAACTGCATGTGGCCGAGCACTCGCTGCAGCTGCAGCAGCGCAGCCGCGAGGTCACTCAGCGCTTGATCACCGCCGGCCGCGGCACCCCGCCGGAGCTGGCGCGTGCCAACGCCCAGGTGGCGATGCTGCAGGCCGCGTTGCCGCCGCTGCGCGCGCACCGGCAGGCCTCCGAATACCAGTTGGCCGCCCTGCTCGGCCGCACCCCGGGCCAGCTGCCCGACGGCGTGAGCGACTGCAGCCAGGCCCCGACCCTGGCCCAGGCGCTGCCGATCGGCGATGGCCGCGCGCTGCTGCAGCGCCGCCCGGACATCCGCCAGGCCGAGCGCAAGCTGGCCGCCGCCACCGCGCGGATCGGCGTGGCCACCGCCGAGCTCTACCCGGACATCCGCCTCGGCGCCTCGGTCGGTGCCGCCGGCCTGCTGGAGGATTTCGGCACGCCGCTGACCCAGCAGTGGTCGATCGGCCCGCTGATCTCCTGGACGCTGCCCTCCTCCGGCACGCATGCACGCATCCACGCCACCGAAGCCGGTGCCGATGCGGCGCTGGCCGAGTTCGACCACAGCGTGCTGCAGGCCCTGCGCGAAACCCAGACCGCGCTGAGCCGCTATGCCCAGGATCTGCAGCGCCTGCAGTTCCTGCAGCAGGCGCAGCAGCAGGCCGACCTGGCCGCCAGCCAGAACCGCCGCCTGTACCAGGGCGGGCGCACGCCCTACCTGGCCAGCCTGGACGCGGACCGCAGCCTGGCCAGCGCCGATGCGACGCTCGCCGAGGCGCAGGCGCAGGTCTCGCGCGACCAGATCCAGTTGTTCCTGGTGCTCGGCGGCGGCTGGAACGCCGACGCCGTCGCCACCGGCACGGCCGCGAGGTAA
- a CDS encoding DUF3375 domain-containing protein: protein MKHRERITRYRHLREQSQWKLLAADHAPEIIGLLQSLLMQDERTLSTAVLHERLQRALDDLKADELSRDLPRTAQAYIAHWLAQGWLERRLPEGADQEQYELSTQAAQAIRFADSLEQARAAATESRLALVIEQLSQLAALTESNPDARLSALRDERDRIDAEIARVSGGKVSSLDGKRALERTRQIIGLADELTEDFRRVRDDFERLNREFRERIIDDEGERGDVLSKLFEGVDVIGDSDAGRSFEAFWRLLNDAEQSAQLDAALETVLARGFARKLDRNERTFLRGFTTTMLERGGQVHDVLQHFARSLRGFVQSRGYLEQRRLNQLLKQAQGEALGLRDHIPAQRSIGRDLQLTTSRLRSLSQWKLHDPRQAQVDGSVQRNDTAAISLESVGDLVAASEIDFRTLRRDLHDLLGEQPRLSIAQVLDHREAPQGLGSIIGYLSLGTRHGEVATDQQEIAQWRGGDGQWRRARIPLIWFTQEKRHELA from the coding sequence ATGAAGCATCGCGAGCGCATTACCCGTTACCGCCACCTGCGCGAACAGTCGCAGTGGAAGCTGTTGGCGGCCGATCACGCGCCGGAGATCATCGGCCTGCTGCAGAGCCTGCTGATGCAGGACGAGCGCACCCTGTCCACCGCGGTGCTGCACGAACGCCTGCAGCGCGCGCTGGATGATCTGAAGGCCGATGAACTGTCGCGCGATCTGCCGCGCACCGCGCAGGCCTACATCGCCCACTGGCTGGCCCAGGGCTGGCTGGAACGCCGCCTGCCCGAGGGTGCCGACCAGGAACAGTACGAACTGTCCACCCAGGCCGCGCAGGCGATCCGCTTCGCCGACAGCCTGGAGCAGGCGCGCGCTGCCGCCACCGAGAGCCGCCTGGCACTGGTGATCGAGCAGCTCTCGCAGCTGGCTGCGCTGACCGAATCCAATCCGGACGCACGCCTGTCCGCGCTGCGCGACGAGCGCGACCGCATCGATGCCGAGATCGCCCGCGTCAGCGGCGGCAAGGTGTCCTCGCTGGATGGCAAGCGCGCGCTGGAACGGACCCGCCAGATCATCGGCCTGGCCGACGAACTGACCGAAGATTTCCGCCGCGTGCGTGACGACTTCGAACGCCTCAACCGCGAATTCCGCGAACGCATCATCGATGACGAAGGCGAGCGCGGCGACGTGCTCTCCAAGCTGTTCGAAGGCGTGGACGTGATCGGCGACAGCGATGCCGGGCGCAGCTTCGAGGCGTTCTGGCGCCTGCTCAACGATGCCGAACAGAGCGCCCAGCTCGACGCCGCGCTGGAGACCGTGCTTGCCCGTGGCTTTGCCCGCAAGCTGGACCGCAACGAACGCACCTTCCTGCGCGGCTTCACCACCACCATGCTCGAGCGCGGTGGCCAGGTCCACGATGTGCTGCAGCACTTCGCGCGCAGCCTGCGTGGCTTCGTGCAGAGCCGCGGCTACCTGGAACAGCGCCGCCTCAACCAGCTGCTCAAGCAGGCCCAGGGCGAGGCGCTGGGCCTTCGCGACCACATCCCGGCCCAGCGCAGCATCGGCCGCGACCTGCAGCTGACCACCAGCCGCCTGCGCTCGCTGTCGCAGTGGAAGCTGCACGACCCGCGCCAGGCGCAGGTCGATGGCAGCGTGCAGCGCAACGACACCGCCGCGATCTCGCTGGAAAGCGTCGGCGATCTCGTCGCCGCCTCGGAAATCGACTTCCGCACCCTGCGCCGCGATCTGCACGACCTGCTTGGCGAGCAGCCGCGGCTGTCGATCGCGCAGGTGCTCGACCACCGTGAGGCCCCGCAGGGGCTGGGCAGCATCATCGGTTACCTCTCCCTCGGCACCCGCCATGGCGAGGTCGCCACCGATCAACAGGAGATCGCGCAATGGCGCGGCGGCGATGGCCAATGGCGTCGCGCCCGCATTCCGCTGATCTGGTTCACCCAGGAGAAACGCCATGAGCTGGCATGA
- a CDS encoding HlyD family secretion protein, which produces MNKILKQTFPVVLTVVAVVAAVLVLRHLWAYYMDEPWTRDAHVSADVVQVAPDVSGLVEAVKVADNQPVKRGEVLFVVDRARYEIALEQAQAALGERRATLDQLRREIARDRSLQDLVAAEDAEVRRAKLLAAQASMATAQAAVDLAKLNLARTEVRSPSDGHVNDRTVRAGDYVTAGRPVMAVLDTGSFRVDGYFEETRLQGVHAGQKVDIRLMGEAQPLQGHVQSIAAGIEDRYRSEGSSLLPNVTPAFDWVRLAQRIPVRIHIDRVPAGVNLIAGRTATVTIQPDTAPATPAQPARTAL; this is translated from the coding sequence GTGAACAAGATCCTCAAGCAGACATTCCCGGTCGTGTTGACCGTCGTGGCCGTGGTGGCCGCCGTGCTGGTGCTGCGCCACCTGTGGGCGTACTACATGGACGAACCGTGGACGCGCGATGCGCACGTCAGCGCCGACGTGGTGCAGGTGGCGCCGGATGTGTCCGGGCTGGTGGAGGCGGTGAAGGTGGCCGACAACCAGCCGGTCAAGCGCGGTGAGGTGCTGTTCGTGGTCGACCGGGCGCGCTATGAGATCGCGCTGGAGCAGGCCCAGGCCGCCCTGGGCGAGCGCCGCGCCACGCTGGACCAGCTGCGCCGCGAGATCGCGCGTGACCGCAGCCTGCAGGATCTGGTCGCCGCCGAGGATGCCGAAGTGCGCCGCGCCAAGCTGCTCGCCGCGCAGGCCTCGATGGCGACCGCACAGGCCGCGGTGGATCTGGCCAAGCTCAACCTGGCGCGCACTGAAGTGCGCAGCCCCAGCGATGGCCACGTCAACGACCGCACCGTGCGTGCCGGTGACTATGTGACTGCCGGGCGCCCGGTGATGGCCGTGCTCGATACCGGCTCGTTCCGCGTGGACGGCTACTTCGAGGAAACCCGCCTGCAGGGCGTGCATGCGGGCCAGAAGGTCGACATCCGCCTGATGGGCGAGGCGCAGCCGCTGCAGGGCCACGTGCAGAGCATCGCCGCCGGCATCGAAGACCGTTACCGCAGCGAAGGCAGCAGCCTGCTGCCGAACGTGACCCCGGCCTTCGACTGGGTGCGGCTGGCCCAGCGCATCCCGGTGCGCATCCATATCGACCGCGTGCCGGCCGGGGTCAACCTGATCGCCGGGCGCACCGCCACCGTTACCATCCAGCCGGACACCGCGCCGGCCACGCCGGCACAACCGGCACGGACGGCGCTGTGA
- a CDS encoding SbcC/MukB-like Walker B domain-containing protein, translating into MTVHIPAPALFPGDQPDPRAQQFRMRRLQVHNWGTFSGLTEVPIAERGFLFVGRSGSGKSTLLDAMSALLVPPALVDFNAAAREAERSGRDRNLVSYVRGAWADQQDSGTGEIATQYLRKGATWTALVLEYRSNDGRIVSLVRLFWIAGNGAAAADVRKHYMVAERSFDIARDLGGFDLDLRKLKQRLGDVHHFDSFASYAERFRHVLGIENEMALRLLHKTQSAKNLGDLNVFLRDFMLDAPRTFDAAERLVDDFAELDGAHQAVVTARRQVETLLPARGHYADLQALRRQREDLDEMKLGIDGVREQRRLALLEARLLELDTRDRGLSGEEGQRRSALENHESHLAELEAQRRQQGGERIEELEREQGRVAQERDRRLAKRNQANHASRELGETLAETAHGFAEQLARAQARLDDGQRAAAELDEAIAERMGGKRDDERRFAEVRSELEALKRTPSSIPAPMQQLRARLSSDTGIPEAALPFVGELLQVRDEDAAWQGAIERVLHGFAQSLLVDERHHAQVSEWINQTHLGTRLVYYRVRRNDDALHGREPGARSLLHKLVLREHGYAGWLRRELGKRFDYECVDARHLRDTDRGITKEGQVKHPGERFEKDDRHNISDRRRWLLGFNNRDKLDLYESEAIELAQRIAACDSDVAGLRAQREQDGKARLACHQLCTLGWDEIDVAAPLQRLDDIAQALHDLREGNADLRRLGEQIEKTRADVAQAKRTYEDVRVERGQLGREHERLARLHEQCAPLAKRVVTPLQQQGLDERLKALGVLSLENLEAHFRQISNTLNEQLGGSQAEHNRLENLLLGCFRRYCQAWPEDSGDFTVSLSSADDFLARLQRLENDGLPQHEARFFDLLQSQSKNNLLALQRHTAEARKSIAQRLDEVNASLEQVPFNRGTLLTIELTDRRLPEVLDFHQRLRDVLSQQQTEQRELAEAQFAVLRELVAKLGSQEGEDKRWRELVLDVRLHVEFVGVELDAATRQQVEIYRSGAGKSGGQRQKLATTCLAAALRYQLGGADGQLPSYAAVVLDEAFDKADNEFTALAMNIFDNFGFQMVVATPLKSVMTLEPFIGGACFVEISGRHDSGVLLIEYDEEGKRLKLPERARAGGEAAVAPVSAAAVIAAPAEVEVPGQAADAVIAEPAAGQADAATATPDAPAPASRPKKAAAKAPAKAPARKAASKAAARPAPRTAAKKPVKPKR; encoded by the coding sequence ATGACCGTCCACATTCCCGCACCCGCCCTGTTCCCCGGCGACCAGCCCGACCCGCGCGCGCAGCAGTTCCGCATGCGCCGCCTGCAGGTCCACAACTGGGGCACCTTCTCCGGCCTGACCGAAGTGCCGATCGCCGAACGTGGCTTCCTGTTCGTCGGCCGCTCCGGCTCGGGCAAGTCGACCCTGCTCGATGCGATGTCCGCGCTGCTGGTGCCGCCGGCCCTGGTCGACTTCAACGCCGCCGCGCGCGAAGCCGAACGCAGTGGCCGCGACCGCAACCTGGTCTCCTATGTGCGTGGCGCGTGGGCTGATCAGCAGGACAGCGGCACCGGCGAGATCGCCACCCAGTACCTGCGCAAGGGCGCCACCTGGACCGCGCTGGTGCTGGAGTACCGCAGCAACGACGGCCGCATCGTCAGCCTGGTGCGGCTGTTCTGGATCGCCGGCAACGGCGCCGCCGCGGCCGATGTGCGCAAGCACTACATGGTCGCAGAGCGCAGCTTCGACATCGCGCGCGACCTCGGCGGCTTCGACCTGGACCTGCGCAAGCTCAAGCAGCGCCTGGGCGATGTGCATCACTTCGACAGCTTCGCCAGCTATGCCGAACGGTTCCGCCACGTGCTCGGGATAGAGAACGAAATGGCGCTGCGCCTGCTGCACAAGACGCAGTCGGCGAAGAACCTCGGCGATCTGAACGTGTTCCTGCGCGACTTCATGCTCGATGCGCCGCGCACCTTCGATGCCGCCGAGCGCCTGGTCGATGATTTCGCCGAACTCGATGGCGCCCACCAGGCCGTGGTCACCGCGCGCCGCCAGGTCGAAACCCTGCTGCCGGCGCGCGGTCACTACGCCGATCTGCAGGCACTGCGCCGCCAGCGTGAAGACCTGGACGAGATGAAGCTGGGCATCGACGGTGTGCGCGAGCAGCGTCGCCTGGCCCTGCTCGAGGCGCGCCTGCTGGAACTGGACACCCGCGACCGCGGCCTGTCCGGTGAAGAAGGCCAGCGCCGCAGCGCGCTGGAGAACCATGAAAGCCACCTCGCCGAACTGGAGGCGCAGCGTCGCCAGCAGGGCGGCGAGCGCATCGAAGAGCTGGAGCGCGAACAGGGCCGTGTCGCCCAGGAACGCGACCGCCGCCTGGCCAAGCGCAACCAGGCCAACCATGCCAGCCGCGAGCTCGGCGAAACCCTGGCCGAGACCGCGCACGGCTTCGCCGAACAGCTGGCCCGCGCCCAGGCCAGACTGGACGACGGCCAGCGTGCCGCGGCCGAGCTGGATGAAGCCATCGCCGAGCGCATGGGCGGCAAGCGCGACGACGAGCGCCGCTTTGCCGAGGTGCGTTCGGAACTGGAGGCGCTCAAGCGCACCCCGTCCAGCATTCCGGCGCCGATGCAGCAGCTGCGCGCGCGCCTGAGCAGCGACACCGGCATTCCCGAGGCGGCGCTGCCGTTCGTGGGTGAACTGCTGCAGGTCCGCGATGAAGACGCCGCATGGCAGGGCGCGATCGAGCGTGTGCTGCACGGCTTCGCGCAGTCGCTGCTGGTCGATGAGCGCCACCATGCCCAGGTCTCGGAGTGGATCAACCAGACCCACCTCGGTACCCGCCTGGTGTATTACCGCGTGCGCCGCAACGATGATGCGCTGCATGGCCGCGAGCCCGGTGCACGCTCGCTGCTGCACAAGCTGGTGCTGCGCGAGCACGGCTATGCCGGCTGGCTGCGCCGCGAGCTGGGCAAGCGCTTCGACTACGAATGCGTCGATGCGCGCCACCTGCGCGATACCGACCGCGGCATCACCAAGGAAGGCCAGGTCAAGCACCCGGGCGAGCGTTTCGAGAAGGACGATCGCCACAACATCAGCGACCGCCGCCGCTGGCTGCTCGGCTTCAACAACCGCGACAAACTGGACCTGTACGAGAGCGAAGCGATCGAACTGGCGCAGCGCATCGCCGCCTGCGACAGCGACGTGGCCGGGCTGCGCGCGCAGCGCGAACAGGATGGCAAGGCCCGCCTGGCCTGCCATCAACTGTGCACGCTGGGCTGGGACGAGATCGATGTGGCCGCGCCGCTGCAGCGCCTGGACGACATCGCCCAGGCCCTGCACGACCTGCGCGAAGGCAATGCCGACCTGCGCAGGCTCGGCGAACAGATCGAAAAGACCCGGGCCGATGTGGCCCAGGCCAAGCGCACCTATGAAGACGTGCGCGTGGAGCGCGGCCAGCTCGGCCGTGAGCACGAACGCCTGGCGCGCCTGCACGAGCAGTGCGCGCCGCTGGCCAAGCGCGTGGTCACGCCCCTGCAGCAGCAGGGCCTGGACGAACGCCTCAAAGCGCTCGGCGTGCTCAGCCTGGAAAACCTGGAAGCGCACTTCCGGCAGATCAGCAACACGCTCAACGAACAGCTCGGCGGCTCCCAGGCCGAACACAACCGGCTGGAGAACCTGCTGCTGGGCTGCTTCCGCCGCTACTGCCAGGCCTGGCCGGAAGACAGCGGCGACTTCACCGTCAGCCTGTCCAGCGCCGACGATTTCCTGGCCCGCCTGCAGCGGCTGGAGAACGATGGCCTGCCGCAGCACGAGGCACGCTTCTTCGATCTGCTGCAGAGCCAGAGCAAGAACAACCTGCTGGCCCTGCAGCGCCACACCGCCGAGGCGCGCAAGTCGATCGCCCAGCGCCTGGACGAGGTCAATGCCTCGCTGGAGCAGGTGCCGTTCAACCGCGGCACGCTGCTGACCATTGAACTCACCGACCGCCGCCTGCCCGAGGTGCTGGATTTCCACCAGCGCCTGCGCGATGTCCTGTCCCAGCAGCAGACCGAGCAGCGCGAACTGGCCGAAGCGCAGTTCGCGGTGCTGCGTGAACTGGTCGCCAAGCTCGGCTCGCAGGAAGGCGAGGACAAGCGCTGGCGCGAGCTGGTACTCGACGTGCGCCTGCATGTGGAATTTGTCGGCGTCGAGCTCGATGCCGCCACCCGCCAGCAGGTCGAGATCTACCGCAGCGGCGCGGGCAAATCCGGCGGCCAGCGCCAGAAGCTGGCCACCACCTGCCTGGCGGCCGCGCTGCGCTACCAGCTCGGCGGTGCCGACGGCCAGCTGCCCAGCTACGCGGCAGTCGTGCTCGATGAAGCCTTCGACAAGGCCGACAACGAGTTCACCGCGCTGGCGATGAACATCTTCGACAACTTCGGGTTCCAGATGGTCGTGGCCACGCCGCTGAAGTCGGTGATGACGCTGGAGCCGTTCATCGGCGGTGCGTGCTTTGTGGAGATCAGCGGTCGCCACGACTCCGGCGTGCTGCTGATCGAGTACGACGAGGAAGGCAAGCGCCTGAAGCTGCCCGAACGCGCCCGCGCCGGCGGTGAGGCCGCGGTGGCGCCGGTATCGGCAGCGGCCGTGATCGCAGCGCCGGCGGAGGTCGAGGTGCCAGGGCAGGCCGCCGATGCCGTGATCGCCGAACCGGCTGCCGGGCAGGCCGACGCCGCCACGGCGACGCCGGATGCACCGGCACCGGCATCGCGCCCGAAGAAAGCCGCGGCCAAGGCACCCGCCAAAGCGCCGGCCAGGAAGGCCGCCAGCAAGGCGGCGGCCAGGCCGGCACCCAGGACCGCCGCGAAGAAGCCGGTCAAGCCCAAGCGTTGA